In Neovison vison isolate M4711 chromosome 11, ASM_NN_V1, whole genome shotgun sequence, one genomic interval encodes:
- the NKX6-3 gene encoding homeobox protein Nkx-6.3 encodes MESNLQGTFLLNNTPLAQFSEMKAPVCQYSVQNSFYKLSPPGLGPQLAAGTPHGITDILSRPVATPNSSLLSSYPHVAGFGGLSSQGVYYGPQVGNFPKAGNEYPTRTRNCWADTGQDWRGGRQCSNTPDPLSDSIHKKKHTRPTFTGHQIFALEKTFEQTKYLAGPERARLAYSLGMTESQVKVWFQNRRTKWRKKSALEPSSSTPRAPGGAGAGGERAASENEDDEYNKPLDPDSDDEKIRLLLRKHRAAFSVLSLGAHSV; translated from the exons ATGGAGTCCAACCTGCAGGGGACGTTCCTGCTGAACAACACGCCACTGGCTCAGTTCTCGGAGATGAAGGCCCCCGTGTGCCAGTACTCCGTGCAGAACTCCTTCTACAAGCTCAGCCCTCCGGGTCTGGGCCCCCAGCTGGCCGCTGGCACCCCCCACGGGATCACGGACATCCTGAGCAGGCCCGTGGCCACACCGAACAGCAGCCTCCTCTCCAGCTACCCCCACGTGGCAGGCTTTGGTGGACTCAGCTCCCAGGGGGTCTACTATGGACCCCAGGTGGGGAATTTTCCCAAGGCTGGCAATGAGTACCCCACCCGGACCCGGAACTGCTGGGCGGACACGGGCCAGGACTGGCGAGGCGGGAGGCAGTGCAGCAACA CCCCAGATCCCCTGAGCGACAGCATCCACAAGAAAAAGCACACCCGGCCCACCTTCACGGGCCACCAGATCTTTGCCCTGGAGAAGACCTTTGAGCAGACCAAGTACTTGGCTGGCCCTGAGAGGGCACGGCTGGCATACTCACTGGGGATGACTGAGTCACAGGTCAAG GTGTGGTTCCAGAACCGAAGGACCAAGTGGCGGAAGAAGAGCGCCCTGGAGCCGTCGTCCTCCACGCCCCGGGCCCCGGGCGGCGCGGGAGCGGGCGGGGAGCGCGCCGCCTCGGAGAACGAGGACGACGAGTACAACAAGCCGCTGGACCCCGACTCAGACGACGAGAAGATCCGGCTGCTGCTCCGCAAGCACCGTGCCGCCTTCTCGGTGCTCAGCTTGGGCGCCCACAGCGTCTGA